The DNA window TCAGTGGCATACCTTAACGACCAGAgaagtttaaatttaaaaagcaaattttcatttttttaaaaatgagatcAAAATGAGATAAGtataggaaaaaatgtaaaaagaaaattagacatTCCTTTTCACAAACATCTTTATTTACATAGCTAGAAAATGCAGAGCTTTACTGGCTAGTTACACAAAGTCATGTTCAGAACATAAGAAACCTCTTTATTGTTAGTTAAGTCCGAACGCTGTGATTTGCTGTTAATCGCAATTTATTTGTATTGAGAGCGTTTCCAAATTAATGCAGAAAtaggtaaagaaaatatatgccATAATCTTTCATCAAAAAATCAGCAAACGGTTCTGTAGTTCTgcttctgtttctgtctgtcaaATGTGCCTGATTTCTCTTAGTAAGGCAAATAACTTACGTCAAGGTCTCTTAAGGGAAATTACAGGACTCCGCTGACCATCAGATGCACCAAAACCTTTTACGTTTTAACTTTCCACGTTTACCTTTGCAGGTGTTCCATATCTGCCAGGCAGATGGCCGACAAGACTCCTTCCTGTGTCCCAACGGAACAGTCTTCAACCAGCAATACTTCGTGTGTGACTGGTGGTACAACTTCGACTGCTCAACAGCCGCTCAGTTCTTTGGTCTGAACGCTGCCTTTGGACAAGTTAATGGCAACGGCAATGGTGTTGCCAACGGCAATGGAAATGGCGTCAtaaatggtaatggtaatggaTACACCAATGggaatggaaatggcaatggcTATAccaatggaaatggcaatggatacaccaatggaaatggcaatggcaACGGAAATGGCAATGGATACAccaatggaaatggcaatggaaatggaaatggttACACCAATGGAAATGGTGCTGttaatggaaatggtaatggcTACACTAATGGAAATGGTGCTGttaatggaaatggtaatggcTACACCAACGGAAATGGTGCTGtcaatggaaatggtaatggttACACCAATGGAAATGGTGCTGTAAATGGAAATGGCTACACCAATGGAAATGGTGCTgctaatggaaatggaaatggctACACCAATGGAAATGGTGCTgctaatggaaatggaaatggctACACCAATGGAAATGGTGCAgctaatggaaatggaaatggttACACCAACGGAAATGGTGCTgttaatggaaatggaaatggctACACCAATGGAAATGGTGCTgttaatggaaatggaaatggttACACCAACGGAAATGGTGCTgctaatggaaatggaaatggttACACCAACGGAAATGGTGCTgttaatggaaatggaaatggtgCCACTGTAACCCGACCTTCATCAACATATGGTGCGCCTGCAAATGGTAATGGAGCTAcaaatggaaatggcaatggtTACACCAACggtaatggaaatggcaatggtTATACCAATGGTAATGGGAATGGAAATGGTAATGGCTACACCAATGGCAACggcaatggaaatggaaatggctACACTAATGGCAATGGTAACGGAAATGGCTACACCAACggtaatggaaatggcaatggagCAGTTAATGGAAACGGGAATGGCAACGGAAATGGTTACACCAATGGCAATGGTAACGGTGCAGTCAACGGAAATGGCAATGGAAATGGCTACACCAATGGCAACGGTAATGGAAATGGCAACGGAGCAGTAAATGGAAATGGCTACACCAATGGAGCAGCTAATGGCAATGGCAATGGAAATGGCAACGGAGCAGTAAACGGAAATGGCTACACCAATGGAGCAGCTAATGGCAATggcaatggaaatggaaatggcaGTAATGGCTATTCTTACCCAACGCCCTCATCACCCAGCGGCCTCTACCAGACACCCGTAGTATGAAACCCGTTTTTGATATTACATTCTGTTgtctagattattttttttaattcgcttAAATTCTGATAGTTTACTGTTGCCATGAATAATCGGGTTTACTTCTGTGGATGTTACCTAAATTCCAAGATTCATTCTTCAGTTATTAGTGTGGAATTTCTCTTATTGTTTATagtatttcagtatttctttttatttcggtACAAATTGGTCTGATTCCCAAAACGCCATAGCTCCATTTTCAAGTTCTCAGCGAACGAAGAATATTTGGCTAATTTTACTTTTCGTTTATAGGACATCTGTCAGTGAAAGTTGAGTCGCTGTTATCTGTCTCACAGAGCCATTTCCGAAAATTAGCTTTCCCTTTCAGCCTCTTCGAATGCCGTGAAAATATATTCCATTCCTGTTGTTCTCAAGAAATTAAAACAGCCACAGTAAATTATCagactacacacatatatatatagtaccattACCTAGTGCAATGCTTGTGCCATAAGTCTTTCTTATTTAACCAGTGAAAGAgtatttttctataatatatgaatagtatttttatgtatacaaaatgcaataaaaaaaagctcGAAGTAACAGTACTGTGTATGAGTCTACCCTAACCtgtttttttgtcaatatttcctGACATAAATCATGAGCTTGGAAAgtttaaataaatcactgtaactGAGAAATTACAAGTGCTCtgtttttttgtcaatattttctgACATAAATCATGAGCTTGGAAAgtttaaataaatcactgtaactGAGAAATTACAAGTGTTCtgtttttttgtcaatattttctgACATAAATCATGAGCTTGGAAAGTTTAAATAAATCAGTGTAAGTGAGAAATTACAGCTGTTCTGATGATCAGTTTTCTATGCTCTTTTCTATGTCAGAACTATTGAAGCTTATTTGTGAGGAGGTGGTCAATGTTGGGTATTAGGCCAAGGAAGAATtgactaaattttaaaatgaagttgGTACCGGATGTTGATCAATGacgcttttagttttccgtaaaagaaaactattgtgccggctctgtctgtccgtccgcactttattccgtccgcactttttctgtccgccctcagatcttaaaaatgactgaatctagaaggctgcaaattggtatgttgatcagccaccttcaaatcatcaaacataccaaattgcagccctctagcctcagtagttttcattttattgtaggttaaagttaaccataattgtgcttctggcaacggaacaacacaggctaccacggccggctgagagtttcatgggccgcggctcatacagcattataccaagaccaccgaaagacagatctgttttcggtggccttgattatgcgttgttcggaaaactcgattgcgccgaagaaatttcggcccattttttacctgttctttttatttcccttttctttgttGATTACCTTAGAGGAAGTATACTTTTTCAAAAGCGTTTTCTAACTACGTTTGTGAACAATTCTTAAGCGTTATACTCTTTTGCATCCTAGGTATACATCACTTACTATTAGATATTTATTCCCTATAACCTAATAATATTCGGTAAGGTCGTGAACTTTTAGGTCAATCCTGTTGTATATGAGAGTAAAGGGAAGGAGCTATATCTATAAATTTGAGATATAATTCATTTAGTTCTTTATATCTCTTATATGCCGTACTAAAccattctaaaatattaagtaaCAGCTGGATTCTCTAATG is part of the Macrobrachium rosenbergii isolate ZJJX-2024 chromosome 41, ASM4041242v1, whole genome shotgun sequence genome and encodes:
- the LOC136826749 gene encoding uncharacterized protein, which translates into the protein MTCLTRKLVLAALLGVCLAQQQAYLPPTNGFNGNGNGVNGNGNGNGNGYTNGNGNGNGYTNGNGNGNGYTNGNGNGNGNGYTNGNGNGNTNGNGNGNGNGYTNGNGNGNGNGYTNGNGYTNGNGNGNGNGNGNGYTNGNGNGNGYTNGNGNGYTNGNGNGNGNGYTNGNGNGNGNGNGYTNGNGNGNGYTNGNGNGNGYTNGNGNGNGNGYTNGNGNGINGNGLNGQVDPITALGEAIAGGGVPGVDYPILASVPETGFTCEGQIPGYYADTAPEAGCQVFHICQADGRQDSFLCPNGTVFNQQYFVCDWWYNFDCSTAAQFFGLNAAFGQVNGNGNGVANGNGNGVINGNGNGYTNGNGNGNGYTNGNGNGYTNGNGNGNGNGNGYTNGNGNGNGNGYTNGNGAVNGNGNGYTNGNGAVNGNGNGYTNGNGAVNGNGNGYTNGNGAVNGNGYTNGNGAANGNGNGYTNGNGAANGNGNGYTNGNGAANGNGNGYTNGNGAVNGNGNGYTNGNGAVNGNGNGYTNGNGAANGNGNGYTNGNGAVNGNGNGATVTRPSSTYGAPANGNGATNGNGNGYTNGNGNGNGYTNGNGNGNGNGYTNGNGNGNGNGYTNGNGNGNGYTNGNGNGNGAVNGNGNGNGNGYTNGNGNGAVNGNGNGNGYTNGNGNGNGNGAVNGNGYTNGAANGNGNGNGNGAVNGNGYTNGAANGNGNGNGNGSNGYSYPTPSSPSGLYQTPVV